Within Bradymonas sediminis, the genomic segment CAAAAAGGTGATGCGCGAGGTCGACGCCGAGGTCATCTCCATCTATTTCAAATCCTTCTTGCACGTCGAAGACCTCGACGATGGCCGCATCCCGGACCACCTCGAGGGCAACGTCTCGATGAGCCCGGACGGCGCCTACGCGCTGGTCTACCCCGAGAACGAAGACCGCGCCGCGCTGATGCGCGCGCTCGTCGAGCGCACCTACGCGGTCGACCGCGTCCTGGTGTGGACCCTCTTTGAGGCCACGCGCTGGGAGTTGATGAGCGAGATGGAGGAATACGCCTATAAATGGCGAAATAGCCGCCTTGAGGAGTTCGGATTCGTCAGCCGCGAGGAGGCCATGGAGGCCTACCAATACCTCGACCCGGCGAAATTCCGCGACAGCCTGGACAAAAAGCCCAGCCTCGACGCCTTTATCGAGCGCGCGTTGCCCAAAAATATCGACCTGCCCGTGGTGGTCGAGGATGAGCTCGACGAGGAGTTCTTCGTCTACCGCGTCCTGAACACCATCGACGACCCCCGGCAGATTCAGAGCATCATCTATCAGATCGGCGCGCTCACAAACCGCACCATGATGGCCGACGGCATCGAGCCGGGCGAAGTCGAGAGTGGCCGCGAGGTCGCGCGTCGCACGCTGGGCTATTTGAGCCTTGGCCTCGAATTCTTGAGCCGCGCCGAGATGGCGCGCGCCGCCGAGACCCTGGCCAGCGTGCCGGTCAAACGCATCTTCCAGGTCGGCTTCTCGCTGCCGCGCAAACTCCAGGCGCAGCTCGCGAGCCTCGAGGAGCGCCCCGCGCTGACCCTGATCGACGGCGAGCGCTACTCGCTGCTCAACGAAGACGAGCGCGCCCTGGCCGAGTCCCTGGACCGCCCGCGCCCGACCTTCGCCTGGGATTGGCGAAGCTTCGAGATTTTCAAATCTCAGGACCAGCTCGACGCCGCCGCGGTGCGCATCGGCATGCTCGCCTTCAAACAGATCTGGCTCTTCGGGATCATCGAGCAGACCCCGCGGTCACTGAGCGAAACGCTGGACTCCGAGCTGCTGGCCAATAACGAGACGACCACGACCTTCGACGTCTTTTTTGCGACCTGGCTGGCTCGATTTATCCTGGGCGACGAGCCGCGCATCGACCCGTTGGACGGCGCCGAGATCGCCCAGCTTATCCAGAAGATCAATCAAGCGCCCTGGGACGCCGAAGGCGGCACCGCCTTCTTCAAGCCGCTCCTGGACCAGCTCAGCGCCAAGATGCCGCCCTCTTCCAATGTGCTCTTTACCCGCTGGGTCGTCGCGACCCTGGCGCGCCTGGACGACGAGTTCGCCGGCGTCACCGGCGTCGACAACTCCGCCCTCTTCCAAGAGGTCGTATTGGTTCACGTCTGAGCCTGAGTCGACAAAATTGACGCGCCGCCGAACCATGATAACCTGCCTGCAGGATACCCCGCGCCTCACCGGACCCTTCATTATTTACCGGTGATTTGAGGCGCGGCT encodes:
- a CDS encoding DUF6178 family protein, producing MSDKIINLDAHRPDSPLSHVTRSLPPGEPTEQIKAILDMDDPEGFFEQLDAQVFYQLIKSAGWDQTHDLIHYATPAQIQNFVDFDCWTRDRLIPEKMEKWLLAIVTEASDEKLKKVMREVDAEVISIYFKSFLHVEDLDDGRIPDHLEGNVSMSPDGAYALVYPENEDRAALMRALVERTYAVDRVLVWTLFEATRWELMSEMEEYAYKWRNSRLEEFGFVSREEAMEAYQYLDPAKFRDSLDKKPSLDAFIERALPKNIDLPVVVEDELDEEFFVYRVLNTIDDPRQIQSIIYQIGALTNRTMMADGIEPGEVESGREVARRTLGYLSLGLEFLSRAEMARAAETLASVPVKRIFQVGFSLPRKLQAQLASLEERPALTLIDGERYSLLNEDERALAESLDRPRPTFAWDWRSFEIFKSQDQLDAAAVRIGMLAFKQIWLFGIIEQTPRSLSETLDSELLANNETTTTFDVFFATWLARFILGDEPRIDPLDGAEIAQLIQKINQAPWDAEGGTAFFKPLLDQLSAKMPPSSNVLFTRWVVATLARLDDEFAGVTGVDNSALFQEVVLVHV